From Lewinellaceae bacterium:
GCTTGCCGGTATAGAACAAAGCCTGGAAGAAATCCAACTGCTCGGCGGCGGTGCTGTACATGCCACCGTCGGGGGTAGGGTATTCCAGTTGGCCGGTGTGATCTACTTTTTCGCCAGACACCGTAAAGCGGTAGCTGCGGGCCTCGCCCTCAATTTTTTCAGCGATCTGGTAATGGGTGTTTTTGGCGGCCAGGGGGTTGAAGATGTTCTCCCGAAGCAGGTTTTCATAACTGTTGCCACTCACCTTTTCCAGAATGGCGCCCAGCACGATGTAGCCGTAGTTGGAATATTCCTGGCTGGTTCCCGGCTCGTAGGCCAGGGGCTCATTCATCAGCAGGGGAAGAATATCACCGATATTTTTGTAGTCGCGGATATGCTCTATGTATTGGGGGATAAAAATATCGCCGAAACCGGAGGTATGCGACAACAGTTGGCGGATGGTGATCTTGCCCGCCACCTCTGCCGGAAAGCCCAGCTGGAATTTGTCCAGTTTGTCGTCCAGCGAAAGTTTTCCGGCTTCCACCATCTGTAACACCAGCACGGCCGTATAGTCTTTATTGATGGAGCCGATGCGGAACTTGGTGGCCAGGGTATTGGGTATTTGCTTTTCGATATCGGCATAGCCAAAGGCTTCCTGATAGAAGGGTTTTCCCTGATCGGCGAGCAGCACCACGCCGGAGAACCAGCCCATATCGTGGTAAGCCTCAGCGATAGCTTTCGCCTGGCGAGCAATTTCCTCGTTGGAGGCCAGGCTGGGCGGCGCCATCCGGGTTGCTCCGGCGGGCCACATTGGTTGGCTGCTTTCAGCCGCCCGGTTATTCGCGTCAATCGAAATGCCGGCTACTTTATACGGAGGCGCCTCTTCCAGGTTGAGCACGAGGTCGAGCCAATTGCCTCCGGCGCCACCTTGCAATTTCATCGCATATTCGAACTTGCTCTTGCGGTTAGCATCGTACAGTACTACCGGGGCGTCGTTTTCCCGGATATCCCGCAGCAGATCCATCAGCTTAGCCGGCTGGTGTTTGTCGATC
This genomic window contains:
- a CDS encoding serine hydrolase, with amino-acid sequence MKKQITLILSFVFLFSSLALAQPLGPQTLSMLEESPAGSQILQFLETINANSPVDEALVKKCFAQQLIDKHQPAKLMDLLRDIRENDAPVVLYDANRKSKFEYAMKLQGGAGGNWLDLVLNLEEAPPYKVAGISIDANNRAAESSQPMWPAGATRMAPPSLASNEEIARQAKAIAEAYHDMGWFSGVVLLADQGKPFYQEAFGYADIEKQIPNTLATKFRIGSINKDYTAVLVLQMVEAGKLSLDDKLDKFQLGFPAEVAGKITIRQLLSHTSGFGDIFIPQYIEHIRDYKNIGDILPLLMNEPLAYEPGTSQEYSNYGYIVLGAILEKVSGNSYENLLRENIFNPLAAKNTHYQIAEKIEGEARSYRFTVSGEKVDHTGQLEYPTPDGGMYSTAAEQLDFFQALFYTGKLISDESKALIFNDYASDGPAWEEIMQLDGNMQGYAGGGPGVSAVVEFLLKENVMFIVLANTDGGIAEEVARRIGQAALGRPAQEARLPMENFLYSALKKKGIQHLQLNLDALLAEGGYDNRSPMTLNRLGYALLEEGQNQDAIEVFRLNTELYPDEANPWDSLAEAYFKAGDKKMALKYYRKALEIDPEMPSAKQMIGELE